Genomic DNA from Vanessa atalanta chromosome 17, ilVanAtal1.2, whole genome shotgun sequence:
GCTTCCTAGGCTCAATAGGTTTTGTTGTGCATTGGTAGTTATTAAGGACAAacgattgataatattattacgtataataCTTACGCTCAGTAGTTCAATTTTCGTCTGTAGCCCATCTATCCTGTTTACGAGCGTTGTATTCAGTGACGTCATCTGATTCTTCAAATCATCGTCCCTTTTCACATTAGCTGTCACGTTGGCTATTGTATCATTCGTCTTCCCTTCCAACTGGTGAATAAGATTTTTAACTTCTTCAACACCCGTTGTTGCTGCAACAGCTTGCTTCCGAGTCGATGTGAGAGCACCATCGAAGCCTTTGATctggaatgattttatttattatacgaaatGGTATCAACTAGCatcgtaaaataaaatcctAATTTGTTGGTGTGATATCataaaactttatcaaattataacatgaaataaattatttcaaaattatactttatagatTAAACTAGCTGAATTAGCGGCTTAGCCCGAGTGGCGTTAAATTTTTCAAGAAATCttgtgattatataaataaaatataacttttgttctttctaaataaaataccattttgatagtgaaagaaaaatttaaattggtttagtATTTTCAAAGTTCGatgaaaaacaaacattttttcctTAAGATTCTTGAAGTTTCTAATTATAGTGTTTCGAAAAGGTAACGAAAAAGGTGACCAACCTGGGAACCAAAATCAGCTACCATCCTTTGCAATTCTCCTAATCTTCTCGGCGTGTCTGCTAACTTCGGTGCTGCTGAGAGTTGTTCTGAAACGGAGGCCAGTTCGCCAGCAGCTTGTTCCATGCGCTTTGACAACTCCTGGTGTTCGAGTTCCAGTTTTGATAGCCGGGCGCTTAACTCGCTCGCATTTGCACGTAGCTCCTTGGCTGCTGTATGGCATACTTGCAGTGCGTCTCCTACGCCGTCGCTGCTTGTTGATACTGTTGAGTTAAAgattatattgttgtgttattatttttgatatttaggcaggatatatatataaaattaattattctttgcCGACATTCTCTGTAATTAAAGTGGAAAAGAGATACTACTGAGTTTCCAGCTCGcttttttcggtagaatctactttcgtAGTTTTACACAATTCAATTCTGTAGAGgacgatttaaaagtgtgtttttatgagcctacttgaataaagattgttttgattttgattaacaaattaatattgagTTAATAGTGAAATATTTTAGATCGAGTTATgaacatgatatatatatatgtatagattataagaaattaatatgcgaattaatatataaatatgcgaAGTTAATATGCatcttgaataattaataacatgacGATAGACTATAAACAAGGCGGTTTTGGGGATTTGGAGATTTCAAGGGATTTTTCCAGTGGTAAAACAAGTTCTATCTTCTCTCTAAAATCGCAAACATTGAAACCATTTTTGGAAAttcctaaatttattttttatcaaatcaattCCGAATATCGTCTTTTGTAATAggcaaatttattaatatttagtattataaatataatttatttttttaatataataaaaataaataataaaaatgatatatttcgaATGGTTAGTAAAGTGTAGTTTGCTGATATCGAAATTCGAGGTTGAAGTACCAGGTTGgcccattaaaatatttttaagtagcaGCCCAAATTAGTAAGTACGCAAATGATACACAGGGCGAAATGTGTGCCTCTTCGCTCATAGACATTCTTACTTGAAGAAGTATAAGGCTCTCGTTAGGGCGTTGCCTGTAATTGGCTTATACAACCTCTAAACCAGAACATAGAAATacagatattatttatgtttggtggtaaaattaGTGATGAGTTAATAGTTTTGAGACAGGTCTGCATACAGCAAATTAACGGTAGGCCTACCGTCCTTAATATGTTTGATCGAATACTTTATATTCTCTGTTTTGCGGGGAAAGAGGACAAATATgacagaatattaaaaaagttataaattttttgTAGCTACAAAATTCTTAAacgtattacttattttataaatgtgaacaCTTAGTTATGAATCGTTAACAAAGCGATTGCATGAACTCTATTTAACGCAGGGTGAACCAGTAACATTAGAACGACGTCCAAAGTTTAATCAGCGAGGTCATATGCAAGGAAGTTCTTTATTAATGACATATAGCTAAATATTTAGATAACacctaataaaatgaaagtgTATCTGCATATCGATCAACTAGATGTTGAACTAGACGTTGATTGATGTACGAGTATACACATTCATTTGCGTTTCAAGAACCATCttgcgtaaatattttttaaacgatttaataattaattaccattTCGCTTTCGAGGTCTACTATTTTTTGAAAGTTGTTTCCGAAAAATTATTTCtagtcttaatatatttaattttaatttattataataaagttatagttAAGAATCGATATATGTTCTAAATAAGTTTAcctttaaacaaataatcttaGGAAAGCAAAATTCAAAATCAACTTTCGAAGGGATCACATCTCAATTAGTGATAAATTAAAAgtcttcaatatttaataagtacatgTTTTTGTGACGGTACATAAACCAACCTCTATCCATCTCTATTCGAAGAGAAACAATCTGTCGCCGCACATCAACGAAAAGCCATAGAACTGTAGCAGCAGAGACGACGCATACACACAGTGCGAGGGCGGCGGCAAGGCGGAGGAAAGGGCGGGAACGACGTCTACGCGACGTCCGCCGACCCCACGGCTCTCCTTCATCACTCGAAGCAGATAAGAGCCTGCCTCCTCGTCCACCCCCGCCCCCTACTAAAGCGTCCAGTTCCCGTCTCTTTCGCATCTTCTTTCCGACCCGCAGCGGCCCCGCCACGTGCACTTTACTCTCCATACTACACTATAACGCTACCGTAAACGCATTCGCACGCACTTGAACGTGTAACGCACTTGACAGTTGACACTCACTAAGCTCGATGCGACTGATCCACGCGACGCACTGTTATCGACTGACCGTTAGCTTtgtatgtaaacaaatataaaatgttaagtgACATGCAATTTATATGAAGATATATTGATTAAGGAAATTCGAAATGACGTTTTAATTACCTACTCGTGTCTGTG
This window encodes:
- the LOC125070537 gene encoding uncharacterized protein LOC125070537 isoform X2, with the translated sequence MSIPSTIKEYSRLLDLSSDEESEDLHLEIIPNRKRKITRKERNKNVSPKVTEPNIAAEVQCALCWAVRGTLVLWLLMLTWICAALYDQVTTMKLDIAKVSTSSDGVGDALQVCHTAAKELRANASELSARLSKLELEHQELSKRMEQAAGELASVSEQLSAAPKLADTPRRLGELQRMVADFGSQIKGFDGALTSTRKQAVAATTGVEEVKNLIHQLEGKTNDTIANVTANVKRDDDLKNQMTSLNTTLVNRIDGLQTKIELLSKPVITPAPVTTTTPSPAVPPSTAAANITTSPGPAKPFVLQ
- the LOC125070537 gene encoding uncharacterized protein LOC125070537 isoform X1, with translation MESKVHVAGPLRVGKKMRKRRELDALVGGGGGRGGRLLSASSDEGEPWGRRTSRRRRSRPFLRLAAALALCVCVVSAATVLWLFVDVRRQIVSLRIEMDRVSTSSDGVGDALQVCHTAAKELRANASELSARLSKLELEHQELSKRMEQAAGELASVSEQLSAAPKLADTPRRLGELQRMVADFGSQIKGFDGALTSTRKQAVAATTGVEEVKNLIHQLEGKTNDTIANVTANVKRDDDLKNQMTSLNTTLVNRIDGLQTKIELLSKPVITPAPVTTTTPSPAVPPSTAAANITTSPGPAKPFVLQ